A window of Acidobacteriota bacterium contains these coding sequences:
- a CDS encoding CusA/CzcA family heavy metal efflux RND transporter, with amino-acid sequence MKPSDHQDGLIQRVIAGSARNPLLTILLVVGFAVWGLVALKRAPLDAIPDLSDVQVIVFTEWAGRSPDLVEDQITYPISSSLLAAPEVKFVRGQSFFGLSFVYVIFEDGTDMYWARSRVLEYLNTVQSKLPEDVNPTLGPDATGVGWVFEYALVDRSGEHDLQQLRSMQDWNVRYALESVPGVAEVASIGGFVKQYQVNVDPNKLLSYGIPIGRVVEAIRRSNEDVGGRTLEMAGHEFMIRGRGYVKETADLENIPLRSDHGVPVYVKDVASVTIGPDVRRGIAELNGEGEVVGGIVVMRYGENALRVIDAVKERIEEVERSLPDGVEVVVTYDRSGLIKDSIETLSHTLIEEMIVVSLVIFLFLLHARSALVAIITIPIGVILAFIPMYYQGLTANIMSLGGIAVAIGAMVDAAIIIIENVHQKLAMWGSGGKQGERRDVIIRAMQEVGPSIFFALVVITVSFMPVFTLTGTEGRLFKPLAYTKTYSMGFSAILAITLVPALAVLVIRGRIKGEEHNPLNRWLIRLYAPVVRFVVKHRWGVIVFAVILMIFTVPAFFRVGNEFMPPLNEGAILYMPTAPPGMSLTEASNVLQQMDRELMQFPEVVSVFGKIGRARSATDPAPIGMVETTVVLKPREQWREGMTWDKLIREMDQELQYPGMPNIWWMPIQTRTEMLSTGVRSPLGIQVFADDIAEIERTAVAIEKAVSEVPGTRSAFAERSTGGFFVDIVVDREEAARHGLTVADVNQVVMSGIGGMNIDETVEGRERYPINVRYGREYRDDPELLKQVLIATPSGAQVPLDQVADIRMMTGPPMIRSEDGKLVGFVFVDTDRPIADYVEEARAAVEENVDLPAGVRLAWVGQYKYFERAKAQLKVVVPITLLIVVLLLYMNTKSMIETGIVLLAVPFSLIGAIWLIYLLDYNMSVAVWVGIIALAGLDAETGVVMLLYLTLAHGRWRDSGRLRSFADLREAIVEGAAKRVRPKLMTVMAMMIGLIPILWSTGSGADVMKRIAAPMVGGLVTSFLLELTVYPAIFAIWKSRRLPAEETEKEALVSEESEAPA; translated from the coding sequence ATGAAGCCGAGTGATCACCAGGACGGTCTGATCCAGCGTGTGATCGCGGGCTCTGCCCGTAATCCTCTTCTGACCATTCTCCTCGTCGTCGGATTTGCGGTATGGGGACTTGTTGCACTGAAACGAGCTCCTCTGGATGCGATTCCAGACCTCTCCGACGTCCAGGTGATTGTTTTCACCGAATGGGCGGGGAGGAGTCCTGATCTGGTCGAGGATCAGATCACCTATCCGATCTCGTCGTCGCTTCTCGCGGCGCCGGAGGTCAAATTCGTACGAGGGCAGTCGTTTTTCGGGCTTTCGTTCGTCTACGTCATCTTCGAGGACGGAACCGATATGTATTGGGCGCGGAGCCGCGTCCTCGAGTATCTCAACACGGTGCAGTCGAAGCTTCCCGAGGACGTGAATCCGACGCTCGGTCCCGACGCGACCGGCGTGGGCTGGGTCTTCGAGTACGCTCTGGTCGACCGCAGCGGCGAACACGATCTGCAGCAGCTTCGCTCGATGCAGGACTGGAACGTCCGTTATGCACTCGAGAGCGTCCCCGGCGTCGCGGAAGTGGCCTCCATCGGCGGCTTCGTGAAGCAGTACCAGGTGAACGTCGACCCGAACAAGCTGCTGTCGTACGGAATCCCGATCGGTCGTGTCGTAGAGGCAATCCGTCGCTCGAATGAGGACGTCGGTGGAAGAACCCTCGAGATGGCAGGTCACGAGTTCATGATCCGTGGCCGAGGGTACGTGAAGGAGACCGCCGATCTCGAGAATATTCCGCTCAGGTCGGATCACGGCGTCCCGGTGTACGTCAAAGATGTGGCTTCGGTAACCATAGGCCCCGATGTCCGCCGCGGAATTGCGGAACTGAACGGTGAGGGTGAGGTGGTCGGAGGCATCGTGGTCATGCGTTATGGGGAGAATGCCCTGCGTGTGATCGACGCCGTAAAAGAGCGGATAGAGGAAGTCGAACGAAGCCTTCCCGACGGGGTCGAGGTTGTCGTGACCTACGATCGGTCCGGACTGATCAAGGACTCGATCGAGACGCTCTCGCACACGCTGATCGAGGAGATGATCGTCGTCTCCCTGGTCATCTTCCTCTTCCTGCTCCACGCACGCAGTGCGCTGGTAGCGATCATCACGATCCCGATCGGAGTCATCCTGGCGTTCATACCGATGTACTACCAGGGATTGACGGCGAACATCATGTCGCTGGGAGGTATCGCCGTCGCGATCGGCGCGATGGTCGATGCCGCGATCATCATCATCGAGAACGTGCACCAGAAGCTGGCCATGTGGGGTTCCGGCGGGAAGCAGGGGGAGCGCCGGGACGTGATCATCCGGGCGATGCAGGAGGTCGGTCCTTCGATCTTCTTCGCGCTGGTCGTGATCACCGTCTCGTTCATGCCGGTTTTCACCCTCACCGGGACGGAGGGGCGGCTCTTCAAGCCCCTCGCCTACACGAAGACGTATTCGATGGGCTTTTCCGCGATCCTGGCGATCACGCTGGTACCCGCTCTGGCGGTTCTGGTGATCCGGGGCCGGATCAAAGGTGAGGAGCACAACCCGTTGAACCGTTGGCTGATCAGGCTCTACGCACCGGTCGTGAGGTTCGTAGTGAAGCACCGGTGGGGGGTGATCGTCTTCGCTGTCATCCTGATGATCTTCACCGTGCCGGCCTTCTTCCGCGTCGGCAATGAGTTCATGCCGCCACTCAACGAAGGTGCGATCCTCTACATGCCGACGGCACCTCCGGGAATGTCGCTGACGGAGGCGTCGAACGTTCTTCAGCAGATGGATCGGGAGCTGATGCAGTTTCCCGAGGTCGTCAGCGTCTTCGGCAAGATCGGGCGGGCGCGTTCTGCCACCGATCCGGCACCGATCGGCATGGTCGAGACGACAGTCGTTCTCAAGCCGCGCGAGCAGTGGCGGGAGGGAATGACGTGGGACAAGCTGATCCGCGAGATGGATCAGGAGCTCCAGTATCCGGGGATGCCGAACATCTGGTGGATGCCGATTCAGACGCGTACCGAGATGCTTTCGACCGGCGTACGCAGTCCTCTCGGCATTCAGGTGTTCGCCGATGACATCGCGGAGATCGAGCGAACCGCGGTCGCGATCGAAAAGGCGGTGTCCGAAGTTCCCGGGACGCGCAGTGCATTTGCGGAGCGATCGACCGGCGGTTTCTTCGTCGACATCGTGGTCGATCGTGAAGAAGCGGCGCGGCACGGGCTGACTGTGGCCGATGTCAACCAGGTCGTGATGTCGGGCATCGGTGGGATGAACATCGACGAAACGGTCGAGGGCCGCGAGCGTTATCCGATCAACGTGCGGTACGGACGCGAGTATCGTGACGATCCGGAGCTACTGAAACAGGTTCTGATCGCGACGCCATCGGGTGCCCAGGTCCCTCTGGACCAGGTGGCCGACATCCGGATGATGACCGGGCCGCCGATGATTCGCAGCGAGGACGGAAAGCTCGTCGGCTTCGTCTTCGTCGACACTGACAGGCCAATTGCCGACTACGTTGAAGAAGCCCGCGCCGCGGTCGAGGAGAATGTCGACCTCCCGGCGGGGGTCCGGCTCGCCTGGGTCGGCCAGTACAAGTACTTCGAAAGGGCGAAGGCGCAGCTCAAGGTCGTCGTCCCGATCACACTTCTGATCGTCGTTCTCCTGCTGTACATGAACACGAAGTCTATGATCGAGACAGGCATCGTACTTCTCGCGGTCCCATTTTCGCTGATCGGTGCGATATGGCTGATCTACCTGCTCGATTACAACATGAGCGTGGCGGTCTGGGTCGGCATCATCGCCCTCGCGGGACTCGATGCCGAGACCGGTGTCGTGATGCTTCTGTATCTCACTCTGGCGCACGGCCGCTGGCGTGACAGCGGAAGGCTCCGGAGCTTTGCGGATCTGCGCGAGGCGATCGTCGAGGGAGCGGCGAAGCGTGTCCGGCCGAAGCTGATGACCGTGATGGCGATGATGATCGGACTGATTCCGATTCTCTGGAGCACCGGGTCGGGAGCGGACGTGATGAAGCGGATCGCGGCTCCGATGGTCGGGGGTCTGGTGACCTCATTCCTTCTGGAGCTGACTGTCTATCCCGCGATCTTCGCCATATGGAAAAGTCGGAGACTTCCAGCCGAGGAAACTGAAAAGGAAGCCCTGGTATCAGAGGAATCTGAAGCCCCCGCGTGA
- a CDS encoding cupredoxin domain-containing protein, translating into MKTKILVLTAAVVMAFAGAVVAAETQTVTVNVSGMSYSPAEVTVTEGVPVRMELVRDEKPTCGGKVLFPELEIARDLPAGETTIVEFTPKKSGELTFTCGMKMMKGTIVVQSN; encoded by the coding sequence ATGAAGACGAAAATTCTTGTTTTGACTGCAGCAGTCGTGATGGCGTTCGCCGGAGCGGTCGTGGCGGCGGAGACACAGACGGTGACCGTGAATGTCTCGGGCATGAGCTACTCGCCGGCCGAGGTGACCGTCACTGAAGGAGTTCCGGTGCGGATGGAGCTCGTCCGCGATGAAAAGCCGACCTGTGGCGGAAAGGTGCTCTTTCCGGAGCTCGAGATCGCACGGGACCTGCCAGCCGGAGAAACGACGATCGTGGAATTCACACCAAAGAAGAGCGGAGAGCTCACCTTCACGTGCGGAATGAAGATGATGAAGGGGACCATCGTAGTCCAGAGCAACTGA
- a CDS encoding YHS domain-containing protein: MMGHGMMHSGEDAAAAAVDPVCGMKVDPETAPSATYEGKTYYFCSAEEKAQFEKDPQKYLRRSAKS; the protein is encoded by the coding sequence ATGATGGGCCACGGCATGATGCACTCCGGCGAAGACGCGGCGGCAGCCGCGGTCGATCCTGTCTGTGGCATGAAGGTCGACCCGGAGACGGCGCCGAGTGCGACGTACGAGGGAAAGACGTATTACTTCTGCTCCGCTGAGGAGAAGGCGCAGTTCGAGAAGGACCCGCAGAAGTACCTCCGCAGGAGTGCCAAGTCGTAG
- a CDS encoding NAD-dependent epimerase/dehydratase family protein, which yields MESAVTATDVIIVTGSSGLIGYPLAARLSQEFAVVGFDRAGPPHPPPSAHCITMDITSEEQTAAAFDEVRRTYGERIASVIHLAAYYDFSGEPSPKYDEITVGGTERLLRHLQQFEVEQFLFSSTMLVHAPSSAGERISETSSLAPSWPYPKSKVRTEALIRRKRENIPVLLMRIAGVYDGMTHSIPLAHQMQRIEERDPLSHFFPGNPSHGQSFVHLEDVIEAILLAVERRKTLPPELALLIGEPDPVSYEKLQRLFGLHLHGKPWRVMRLPKTVAKAGAWLQQQLPVVKETFIKPWMIDRADDHYPLDISLAQKTLGWTPRHSLRETIPEMIISLRDDPGKWYRENNLPPPGSLREDRDDSGAEMNMKTHHDLMENSEGHHDMMRKHHEKYLWCHFAIAILGLWLLSSPVAFGQPLDIYAGSQMLAGLLLVVFGVLSVNGRRLWAPWGSCFVGIALLMAPLVFWARSAASYANDTLVGALVIALSVLIPGMPGMMKMPGAEIPPGWTYNPSSWQQRFPMIALAFFGFFLARYLTAYQLGHTGWAWDPFFGNGTVRVLDSDVSKAWPVSDAGLGAATYMLEALSGFMGGRDRWRTMPWMVLMFFLLVVPLGVTSIVLVMMQPVMVGAWCTLCLVTAVAMLIMIPLALDEVIAMGQFMMQARREKKPLWSIFWMGGSIEGERDERTVPFTASLRDQWRAMTWGVTLPWNIMAAALLGVWLLAAPAVLGSSGAMANSNYITGAMVTTFSVLALAEAGRAARFFNVAFGAWIVIAPFVLDPSGAADRWNGAVAGVLLISLSIRRGLVREQYGSWQRWI from the coding sequence ATGGAATCGGCAGTCACAGCAACCGACGTCATCATCGTCACAGGGAGCAGCGGCCTGATCGGCTATCCGCTCGCTGCCCGCCTGTCACAGGAGTTCGCGGTCGTCGGTTTCGATCGGGCAGGACCGCCGCACCCTCCTCCTTCGGCGCATTGCATAACGATGGACATCACATCGGAGGAGCAGACCGCGGCCGCGTTCGACGAGGTGCGGCGAACCTACGGCGAGCGCATCGCATCGGTGATTCACCTGGCCGCTTACTACGATTTTTCGGGAGAGCCGAGTCCGAAGTATGACGAGATCACGGTCGGCGGTACCGAGCGTCTCCTCCGTCACCTTCAGCAGTTCGAGGTCGAGCAGTTTCTCTTCTCGAGCACGATGCTCGTGCACGCGCCATCCAGCGCTGGCGAGCGGATTTCCGAGACGAGCTCTTTGGCGCCCTCCTGGCCCTATCCGAAGTCGAAGGTAAGGACGGAGGCGCTGATCCGCCGGAAGCGTGAAAACATTCCAGTGCTCTTGATGCGCATCGCCGGCGTCTATGACGGCATGACGCACTCGATCCCGCTCGCACACCAGATGCAGCGGATCGAGGAGCGCGATCCGCTCAGTCATTTCTTTCCGGGCAATCCATCACACGGGCAGTCGTTTGTTCATCTCGAGGACGTGATCGAGGCGATCCTTCTCGCCGTGGAGCGCCGGAAGACGTTGCCGCCCGAGCTGGCGCTGCTCATCGGAGAGCCAGATCCGGTCAGCTACGAGAAACTACAGCGGCTGTTCGGCCTTCATCTTCACGGCAAGCCATGGCGAGTGATGCGTCTGCCGAAAACGGTCGCCAAAGCCGGGGCATGGCTGCAGCAGCAGTTGCCCGTGGTCAAAGAAACGTTCATCAAGCCGTGGATGATCGATCGCGCGGATGATCACTATCCGCTCGACATATCGCTCGCACAGAAAACCCTCGGCTGGACACCGCGACATTCGCTGCGAGAGACCATTCCCGAGATGATCATTTCATTGCGCGATGATCCCGGAAAGTGGTATCGGGAGAACAACCTCCCGCCGCCGGGTTCTCTTCGCGAAGATCGCGATGATTCGGGAGCAGAGATGAACATGAAGACACACCATGACCTGATGGAAAACTCCGAAGGCCACCACGACATGATGCGGAAACATCATGAGAAGTATCTCTGGTGCCATTTCGCGATCGCTATCCTGGGACTGTGGCTCCTCAGCAGTCCGGTCGCTTTCGGGCAGCCGCTCGACATCTACGCAGGAAGCCAAATGCTCGCGGGCCTGCTCCTCGTGGTGTTTGGAGTTCTCTCCGTGAATGGCCGGAGACTATGGGCGCCATGGGGGAGCTGTTTCGTCGGCATCGCTCTTCTTATGGCGCCACTCGTCTTCTGGGCTCGCAGCGCCGCGAGCTACGCGAACGACACACTCGTCGGTGCGCTGGTGATCGCTCTTTCGGTACTCATTCCGGGCATGCCGGGCATGATGAAGATGCCGGGCGCGGAGATCCCGCCGGGGTGGACCTACAACCCCTCGAGCTGGCAGCAGCGATTTCCGATGATCGCGCTGGCCTTTTTCGGGTTCTTCCTTGCGCGATACCTGACGGCCTACCAACTCGGTCACACCGGCTGGGCCTGGGACCCGTTCTTCGGCAACGGCACGGTACGGGTGCTCGATTCGGACGTGTCGAAGGCGTGGCCGGTCTCCGACGCCGGTCTCGGCGCTGCGACGTACATGCTCGAAGCGCTGTCCGGGTTCATGGGCGGGCGGGACCGATGGAGAACCATGCCCTGGATGGTGCTGATGTTCTTTCTGCTCGTCGTGCCACTCGGCGTCACCAGTATCGTGCTCGTCATGATGCAGCCGGTGATGGTTGGCGCCTGGTGCACTCTCTGTCTGGTCACCGCCGTGGCGATGCTCATCATGATCCCTCTGGCGCTCGACGAAGTGATCGCAATGGGACAGTTCATGATGCAGGCGCGCCGCGAAAAGAAGCCGCTCTGGTCGATCTTCTGGATGGGCGGGAGCATCGAAGGCGAGCGCGACGAGCGCACGGTCCCGTTTACTGCATCCTTGCGCGATCAGTGGCGAGCGATGACGTGGGGAGTCACGCTCCCGTGGAACATCATGGCAGCGGCGCTCCTCGGTGTCTGGCTACTCGCCGCTCCGGCGGTTCTGGGCAGTAGCGGCGCAATGGCGAACAGCAACTACATCACCGGAGCGATGGTGACGACCTTCTCCGTCCTCGCACTGGCTGAGGCCGGACGCGCGGCGAGGTTCTTCAATGTCGCGTTTGGCGCCTGGATCGTCATCGCGCCATTTGTACTGGACCCTTCGGGTGCGGCCGATCGGTGGAACGGGGCCGTTGCTGGTGTGCTTCTCATCTCGCTCTCGATCCGGCGTGGTCTCGTTCGTGAACAGTACGGGTCCTGGCAGCGGTGGATCTGA
- a CDS encoding heavy metal translocating P-type ATPase, whose protein sequence is MSTTTPSPDSDPEPRHVDPVCGMTVDPSRAAGDSRYRDQTYYFCSVNCKERFDADPEKYLAAAGEEEDADASSASSASSYICPMDPEVRSEKPGPCPKCGMALEPERPQLTPERTEWTCPMHPEIIRDAPGSCPICGMALEPRVVSLEDEESHELRDMRRKFIVSAILSVPLVLFVMGPHVGLEFFGAMTESRLGQWLELALATPVVIWGGWPFFQRGWYSLVNRSLNMFTLIALGVGVAYIYSVVATLFPDLFPASFRDGHGRVGVYFEVAAVIVTLVLLGQVMELRARSQTGAAIKALLGLAPKTARRIEPDGSEHDIPLDQVQPGDMLRVRPGEKIPVDGTVTEGTSSVDESMVSGEPLPVEKEADDPLIGATVNRTGSLIMRADRVGADTLLSQIVQMVAKAQRSRAPIQRLADVVSAWFVPAVIVIAILSFVIWWMFGPAPSLAFAIVNAVAVLIIACPCALGLATPMSIMVAAGKAATGGVLFKDAEAIETLRTVDTLVVDKTGTLTLGEPKLVSVVASGAVEEDELLRLAASLERASEHPLAEAIVEGVQERGIKLSGVEDFSSVTGKGVRGSVEGRDVALGNRALLTELGIDPADLEGRAEALRGEGQTAMFVVIDGRAAGVIAVADPIKDSTPEAIQQLHEEGMRIVMLTGDSRTTAEAVAKKLGIDEVMAEVLPEQKAAAIEKLQGEGRIVAMAGDGINDAPALAQAQVGIAMGTGTDVAMESAGVTLVKGDLRGIVRARRISRATMRNIRQNLFWAFAYNALGVPVAAGVLYPFFGILLTPIIAAAAMSFSSVSVILNSLRLRAMRV, encoded by the coding sequence ATGAGTACAACGACACCATCACCCGACTCCGATCCAGAACCACGTCACGTCGACCCCGTCTGCGGAATGACAGTCGATCCGTCCCGTGCTGCGGGAGATTCCAGGTACCGCGACCAGACGTACTACTTCTGCTCAGTAAACTGTAAGGAGAGGTTCGACGCCGATCCCGAGAAGTATCTGGCAGCTGCAGGAGAGGAAGAGGATGCAGATGCGTCATCGGCGAGCAGCGCGAGCTCCTACATCTGCCCGATGGACCCGGAGGTGCGTTCGGAGAAGCCGGGCCCCTGTCCGAAGTGCGGGATGGCCCTCGAGCCGGAGCGCCCGCAGCTCACGCCGGAGAGAACCGAATGGACCTGTCCGATGCACCCGGAGATCATCCGCGACGCACCCGGCAGCTGTCCGATCTGCGGGATGGCGCTCGAGCCGCGCGTCGTCTCGCTCGAGGACGAAGAGAGCCACGAGCTTCGCGACATGCGGAGGAAGTTCATCGTCAGTGCGATTCTGAGCGTTCCACTCGTTCTCTTCGTGATGGGGCCCCACGTGGGGCTCGAGTTTTTCGGCGCGATGACGGAGTCGCGACTGGGCCAGTGGCTCGAGCTCGCGCTCGCGACACCGGTCGTCATCTGGGGAGGGTGGCCATTTTTCCAGCGCGGCTGGTACTCGCTCGTCAACCGCAGTCTCAACATGTTCACGCTGATTGCCCTCGGTGTCGGCGTCGCGTACATCTACAGTGTCGTGGCCACTCTGTTTCCGGACCTCTTTCCCGCGTCGTTCCGTGACGGGCACGGGCGCGTCGGCGTCTACTTCGAAGTGGCCGCGGTGATCGTAACGCTCGTTCTCCTCGGGCAGGTCATGGAGCTGCGAGCGCGCAGTCAGACCGGCGCGGCGATCAAGGCCCTCCTCGGGCTGGCACCGAAGACGGCGCGAAGAATCGAGCCGGACGGAAGCGAGCACGACATTCCGCTGGATCAGGTTCAGCCTGGAGATATGTTGCGCGTGCGGCCGGGCGAGAAGATCCCCGTCGACGGCACCGTCACCGAGGGGACGAGCAGTGTTGACGAGTCGATGGTGTCGGGTGAACCGTTGCCCGTGGAAAAGGAAGCTGACGACCCATTGATCGGAGCAACGGTGAATCGGACCGGCTCGCTGATCATGCGCGCGGACAGAGTGGGTGCCGACACGCTGCTCTCGCAGATCGTCCAGATGGTGGCGAAGGCGCAACGCAGCCGGGCGCCGATTCAGCGACTAGCCGACGTCGTCTCTGCATGGTTCGTCCCGGCCGTGATCGTGATCGCGATCCTCTCGTTCGTGATCTGGTGGATGTTCGGACCAGCTCCTTCGCTCGCGTTCGCGATCGTCAACGCGGTCGCCGTCCTGATCATCGCCTGCCCCTGCGCACTCGGACTCGCGACGCCGATGTCGATCATGGTCGCCGCCGGGAAAGCGGCAACCGGGGGAGTTCTCTTCAAAGACGCCGAGGCGATCGAAACGCTCCGCACCGTCGATACATTGGTCGTCGACAAGACCGGAACCCTCACCCTCGGAGAGCCGAAGCTCGTCAGCGTCGTCGCCTCCGGTGCCGTGGAGGAGGATGAGCTCCTGCGTCTCGCCGCGTCACTCGAACGCGCGAGCGAGCATCCTCTGGCCGAAGCGATCGTCGAGGGAGTGCAGGAGCGTGGTATCAAACTGTCGGGCGTCGAGGACTTCTCGTCCGTGACGGGCAAGGGAGTACGAGGGAGCGTCGAAGGACGTGATGTCGCACTCGGGAACCGCGCGCTCCTGACGGAGCTCGGGATTGATCCTGCCGACCTCGAGGGCCGCGCGGAAGCGCTGCGTGGCGAGGGACAGACGGCGATGTTCGTCGTCATCGACGGTCGCGCGGCCGGCGTGATCGCCGTCGCGGACCCGATCAAAGATTCGACACCCGAGGCGATCCAACAACTCCATGAAGAGGGGATGCGGATCGTGATGCTGACCGGCGACAGCAGAACGACGGCAGAGGCCGTGGCGAAAAAGCTCGGGATCGACGAAGTCATGGCCGAGGTGCTGCCGGAACAGAAGGCAGCGGCGATCGAGAAGCTGCAGGGGGAAGGGCGGATCGTGGCGATGGCCGGGGACGGGATCAACGACGCCCCGGCGCTCGCGCAGGCGCAGGTCGGAATCGCGATGGGCACCGGAACGGATGTCGCGATGGAAAGCGCCGGGGTGACGCTCGTGAAAGGCGACCTGCGCGGTATCGTCCGGGCACGAAGGATCAGCCGCGCCACCATGCGCAACATCCGCCAGAATCTCTTCTGGGCGTTTGCCTACAATGCACTCGGAGTACCAGTGGCGGCGGGCGTTCTGTATCCGTTCTTCGGGATTCTTCTGACCCCGATCATCGCCGCCGCTGCCATGAGCTTCAGCTCCGTCTCGGTGATTCTGAATTCCCTGCGGCTGCGCGCCATGCGGGTGTGA
- a CDS encoding metal-sensing transcriptional repressor has translation MPKKRRPVAESDHYLTAESQKALADRLARAEGHLRSVRQMVIDHRCADEILLQISAVKAAINRVAAILVEEEMRSCVTSCMPGSEEERLDRITRALGAILNSK, from the coding sequence ATGCCGAAGAAGCGGAGACCTGTTGCCGAGTCTGATCACTATCTGACGGCGGAATCGCAGAAGGCGCTGGCGGACCGGCTGGCGCGCGCGGAGGGGCACCTGCGGAGCGTGAGGCAGATGGTGATCGATCATCGCTGCGCGGACGAGATTCTTCTGCAGATTTCGGCCGTGAAAGCAGCGATCAATCGCGTCGCCGCGATTCTCGTGGAGGAAGAGATGCGCTCATGCGTCACCTCCTGCATGCCGGGGAGTGAAGAAGAGCGGCTCGACAGGATCACGAGAGCTCTCGGCGCAATACTGAACTCGAAGTGA
- a CDS encoding cation transporter — translation MKRIAVVTVLLAVTAVLAGLFGPEAAGVHEEQTVLKIEGMTCGGCAVSVKAVVKKIDGVHDAKVDWKKGRAIVTFDPERVTAEQIARTIQEKLTYETEVLDEGNDSD, via the coding sequence ATGAAGCGAATCGCAGTAGTGACAGTTCTGCTCGCAGTCACGGCCGTGCTGGCCGGGCTCTTCGGACCCGAGGCGGCAGGGGTGCATGAGGAGCAGACCGTTCTGAAGATCGAAGGGATGACGTGCGGCGGATGTGCCGTCTCGGTCAAGGCGGTCGTGAAGAAGATCGATGGCGTTCACGATGCGAAGGTCGACTGGAAGAAAGGTCGCGCGATCGTCACGTTCGATCCGGAGCGGGTGACTGCTGAACAGATCGCCAGGACGATTCAGGAAAAGCTCACCTACGAGACTGAAGTCCTCGACGAGGGAAACGACAGTGACTGA
- a CDS encoding NAD(P)/FAD-dependent oxidoreductase, whose protein sequence is MNARFEVVVIGTGATGQTAAVRCAAAGRKVLITDELPYGGTCALRGCDPKKILVAAAEAIDWTRRMRGSGVRSESVEIDWAELQRFKRSFTDPVPEKSERRLQKAGVETRHARARFKGPGTLDLEGIEVRADQIVIATGAEPFPFPFEGASHLMTSTDFLDVESLPRDVTFVGGGFISFEFAHVAARAGSRVRILEMAQRPLGPFEPELVETLVEATRSLGIEILTETKVVGVSSRGDGFDVAIEGPEGSATVPTELVVHGGGRVARIDPLDLEAGGVEATPRGITVDRTLRSVSNSAVWAGGDAADAGIPLTPVAVAHGHIIGSNIVKEGAREATHEVIPSVVFTIPPLARVGLSEKDARDSGVEIEVQMQQTSGWFSSRRIGEDAAMHKVLVERATGRIVGAHLLGHGSEELINLFALAMQSGIPAGELKQVMWAYPTKGSDLPYMV, encoded by the coding sequence ATGAACGCGAGATTCGAGGTCGTGGTGATCGGTACCGGGGCGACAGGACAGACCGCTGCGGTGCGCTGTGCCGCAGCTGGACGGAAGGTACTGATCACGGACGAGCTTCCCTACGGCGGGACCTGTGCACTGCGCGGGTGTGATCCGAAGAAGATCCTCGTCGCGGCAGCCGAAGCGATCGACTGGACCCGGCGGATGCGAGGATCGGGAGTGCGCAGCGAATCCGTGGAGATCGATTGGGCGGAGCTTCAGCGCTTCAAGCGGAGCTTCACTGATCCGGTACCTGAGAAGAGTGAGCGACGGCTGCAGAAGGCTGGCGTGGAGACACGGCATGCACGGGCGCGTTTCAAAGGACCGGGCACACTCGATCTCGAGGGCATCGAGGTACGCGCCGACCAGATCGTGATCGCGACAGGGGCCGAGCCGTTCCCGTTTCCGTTCGAGGGAGCCAGCCATCTGATGACCAGCACCGACTTTCTCGATGTCGAGTCGCTACCGCGAGACGTCACCTTCGTCGGTGGTGGATTCATCAGCTTCGAATTTGCGCACGTCGCCGCCCGCGCTGGATCACGGGTGAGAATCCTGGAGATGGCGCAAAGGCCGCTCGGACCCTTCGAACCAGAGCTGGTCGAGACGCTGGTCGAGGCGACCCGAAGCCTCGGAATCGAAATCCTGACGGAAACAAAGGTGGTCGGGGTGAGCTCGCGCGGGGACGGATTCGATGTAGCGATCGAAGGTCCGGAAGGTTCTGCGACGGTACCGACCGAGCTCGTGGTTCATGGCGGAGGTCGTGTTGCGCGAATCGATCCTCTCGATCTCGAAGCAGGAGGAGTCGAGGCCACTCCTCGAGGCATCACGGTCGATCGCACCCTGCGAAGCGTCTCGAACAGTGCAGTATGGGCTGGTGGGGACGCCGCCGACGCCGGCATTCCACTCACACCCGTTGCCGTCGCTCACGGGCACATCATCGGGTCGAACATCGTGAAGGAGGGAGCGCGGGAAGCCACGCATGAGGTGATTCCCAGTGTCGTCTTCACGATACCCCCCCTCGCCCGCGTCGGCCTGAGCGAGAAGGACGCACGTGACAGCGGTGTCGAGATCGAGGTTCAGATGCAGCAGACCTCCGGCTGGTTCAGCTCGCGCCGCATCGGTGAAGACGCGGCGATGCACAAGGTGCTCGTCGAGCGCGCTACCGGACGCATCGTGGGGGCGCACCTCCTCGGTCACGGCTCCGAAGAGCTGATCAACCTGTTTGCGCTGGCGATGCAGAGCGGGATTCCAGCGGGGGAGCTGAAGCAGGTCATGTGGGCGTATCCCACGAAGGGCTCGGATCTGCCCTACATGGTGTAA